The following coding sequences are from one Azospirillum sp. TSH100 window:
- a CDS encoding SDR family oxidoreductase has product MTTVLLTGATGFIGGAALAYGLSRDPDIRWICLVRGNGMAQARTRLLENLVRFLGAEAAREAILRVEIVVGDITVPASLEDRRLDAVTHILHLAADTSFRAQEHCHLVNVEGTRALAARAGRMPHLQRFLYGGTAMICGGNPPPLVRESDAPAEAAQHLVPYTRTKVAAETMLRHEFADLPVVMVRPSIVTGHRTLGCIPSSSIFWMFRAGDRLRLVAGELAGGIDVVPVDWTAEVLVGLLTKPALAYDVYHLSAGEAKRTTWDSLAAAFERCDPQGSPRRYGRFDDGDWKTLRSRFQAVFGLDQPIKVAMLRAMRAYYQFSTLGVAFDNRRLTDEGFALPPTLSDYLPVCLSAPANLSILDQFADDLGMFDGAPMVQENLVQAKPVAA; this is encoded by the coding sequence ATGACAACCGTTCTTCTGACCGGCGCGACCGGCTTCATCGGTGGCGCCGCTTTGGCCTACGGCCTGTCCCGTGACCCGGACATCCGCTGGATCTGCCTTGTCCGTGGCAACGGGATGGCGCAGGCCCGCACCCGGCTGCTGGAAAATCTGGTCCGGTTCCTGGGTGCCGAAGCCGCCCGCGAGGCCATTCTGCGGGTCGAGATCGTCGTCGGCGACATCACCGTTCCGGCGAGCCTGGAGGACCGGCGCCTGGACGCCGTGACCCACATCCTGCACCTCGCCGCCGACACCTCCTTCCGCGCGCAGGAGCATTGCCATCTCGTCAATGTCGAGGGCACCAGGGCGCTGGCCGCAAGGGCGGGGCGCATGCCGCACCTGCAGCGCTTCCTCTATGGTGGAACCGCGATGATCTGCGGCGGCAACCCTCCGCCCCTGGTCAGGGAATCCGACGCACCGGCCGAAGCGGCGCAGCATCTCGTTCCGTATACCCGCACCAAGGTCGCCGCCGAGACGATGCTCCGGCACGAGTTCGCCGACCTGCCCGTCGTCATGGTACGGCCGTCGATCGTCACCGGGCACCGGACGCTCGGCTGCATCCCCAGCAGCAGCATCTTCTGGATGTTCCGTGCCGGCGACCGGCTGCGTCTGGTGGCGGGCGAACTGGCGGGGGGCATCGATGTCGTGCCGGTCGACTGGACCGCCGAGGTTCTCGTCGGGCTGCTGACCAAGCCGGCGCTGGCCTATGACGTCTATCATCTCTCGGCCGGCGAGGCGAAGCGCACGACCTGGGACAGTCTGGCCGCCGCGTTCGAGCGCTGCGACCCGCAGGGTAGCCCCCGCCGCTACGGCCGGTTCGACGATGGCGACTGGAAGACGCTGCGGTCACGGTTCCAGGCTGTCTTCGGTCTCGACCAGCCGATCAAGGTCGCCATGCTGCGGGCGATGCGCGCCTATTACCAGTTCAGCACGCTCGGCGTCGCCTTCGACAACCGGCGGCTGACCGACGAGGGCTTCGCCCTGCCGCCGACGCTGTCGGACTATCTGCCCGTCTGCCTGTCGGCCCCCGCCAACCTCTCCATCCTCGACCAGTTCGCCGACGATCTCGGCATGTTCGACGGAGCCCCCATGGTACAGGAGAATTTGGTTCAGGCGAAGCCGGTGGCGGCATGA